A portion of the Paenibacillus hamazuiensis genome contains these proteins:
- a CDS encoding extracellular solute-binding protein — MKRKLWLQGGLTTALAMAVGLTGCGGGSGADGGTAGKTDGKTPQGQAPANMNATGLPIVKDKVKLKIAAVYGIAGQKPFGDLPFFKDVEEKTNVQIEWNMNDKNNWKEKKNLLFASGDYPDAVYGHYVLETDEVAKYGTQGIFIPLEGLIEKYAPNFSKILKENPQYKKELTSPDGHIYSLPTIDATYPVTKDALFINKKWLDKLGLPIPATPDEFYKTLKAFKDNDMNGNGKKDEVPFSFRVHAITGIYSMYGSFGLLDRQDHILMDGDQVIYSAIRPEFKEATKYFNKLFAEGLVDVESLTHDEKVYGSKLRSKDRNVGAYVAWLPNTYMEDDQAADYVPVPPLKGPNGVQLWNSYPAGILSKGAFVITSANKNPEITMRWIDYMYDPMVSIQAVNGMIGAVQKQNPDGTLEVNDPPSGMNANEFRHSNAPASSSVFAKTKDTPASKTKGITKGEMDKVYAPFLDKNVFPNLYFTTEEDDVRTRYLTDISAYVSKMQAKWLMQGGIDAEWDDYVKKLKEMNLDKVVKVYQDAYNRYKAMK; from the coding sequence ATGAAACGGAAATTATGGCTTCAAGGCGGTTTGACGACCGCGCTGGCTATGGCCGTCGGCCTGACCGGCTGCGGAGGAGGCAGCGGCGCGGACGGCGGAACTGCCGGAAAGACGGACGGAAAGACACCGCAGGGGCAGGCCCCCGCCAATATGAACGCAACCGGCCTGCCGATCGTCAAGGACAAGGTCAAGCTGAAAATCGCGGCGGTGTACGGCATTGCCGGACAAAAGCCGTTCGGCGACCTGCCTTTCTTCAAGGACGTGGAAGAGAAAACGAACGTGCAGATCGAATGGAACATGAACGACAAGAACAACTGGAAAGAGAAGAAAAACCTGCTGTTCGCGAGCGGCGATTACCCGGACGCCGTATACGGCCACTATGTTCTGGAAACGGACGAAGTCGCCAAATACGGCACGCAGGGCATTTTCATCCCGCTGGAAGGGCTGATCGAGAAATATGCGCCGAATTTCAGCAAAATTTTGAAGGAAAATCCGCAGTACAAAAAAGAGCTGACATCGCCGGACGGGCATATCTACTCCTTGCCGACGATCGACGCGACGTATCCGGTGACGAAAGACGCGCTGTTCATCAACAAAAAGTGGCTGGATAAGCTGGGTCTTCCGATTCCGGCGACGCCGGACGAGTTTTACAAGACGCTGAAGGCGTTCAAGGACAACGACATGAACGGCAACGGCAAGAAAGACGAAGTTCCGTTCTCCTTCCGCGTCCACGCGATAACCGGCATTTATTCGATGTACGGTTCGTTCGGCCTGCTCGACAGGCAGGATCACATCCTTATGGACGGCGATCAGGTCATTTACTCGGCGATTCGTCCTGAATTTAAAGAAGCGACCAAATATTTCAACAAGCTGTTCGCGGAAGGTCTTGTAGATGTGGAATCGCTGACTCACGATGAGAAGGTGTACGGCTCGAAGCTGAGAAGCAAGGACCGCAACGTCGGCGCTTATGTCGCATGGCTGCCCAACACCTATATGGAGGACGACCAAGCGGCCGATTACGTTCCGGTTCCGCCGTTAAAAGGACCGAACGGGGTTCAGCTGTGGAACAGCTACCCGGCGGGAATTTTGAGCAAGGGGGCCTTTGTGATCACCTCCGCGAACAAAAACCCGGAAATTACGATGAGATGGATCGATTACATGTACGATCCGATGGTCAGCATCCAGGCCGTTAATGGCATGATCGGCGCGGTGCAGAAGCAAAATCCGGACGGCACGCTCGAAGTAAACGATCCGCCAAGCGGCATGAACGCCAACGAATTCAGGCATTCGAACGCGCCGGCTTCGTCGTCCGTTTTCGCCAAAACGAAGGATACGCCTGCGTCCAAAACAAAAGGGATCACCAAAGGGGAAATGGATAAAGTGTATGCGCCGTTCCTCGACAAAAACGTTTTCCCGAACCTTTATTTCACGACGGAGGAAGACGATGTGCGCACGCGTTACCTGACCGATATTTCCGCTTATGTTTCGAAGATGCAGGCCAAATGGCTTATGCAGGGCGGCATCGATGCCGAGTGGGACGACTATGTGAAGAAGCTGAAGGAAATGAACCTGGACAAGGTGGTTAAAGTGTACCAGGACGCTTACAACCGGTATAAAGCTATGAAATAA
- a CDS encoding glycoside hydrolase family 3 protein, translating into MKTAEQWFQSMTLEQKIGQMICVRAFPFEGKVREALSSGKIGAVGSVLILPGYEDLSGLLETVNEYLRRSPVPLLFFSDAERGAYHNLKVGTSFPSMMALGATFSSELAYRMGYVIGKECRAAGFGMICNPVLDVNSNPDNPIISTRAMSDRTDLIIELGAAYVQGMQEAGVIPNGKHFPGHGDTKTDSHVAMPIVEHSREYLMEVELKPFRELIRRGMAGIMTAHILYPALAGAGEEKLPATLARSVMTGLLREEFGFEGLIVSDSLTMKSIKEQFGIERAAVMAIRAGNDIILQDYQSDPELTFRALLDAVRSGELGLEQVDASVRRILQTKEKFGLLENTPVSRMEAEKTLGAPEHIELSKEIAARSITVLEKERLPLRQNANAGTKTLAIATRSADEGKEAEDMGTRITGKAAYLRQSCLRYEPGTDVLVIDENPTEQDMQNVLDALNSAAYEHVMYAAFVRVISYKEGSGTIPGGQFELIRRIKRLRPDLIMLVFGSPYILRHMERFRTCICAYSDCDYSIDAALDVVYGARQAQGRLPVSVNETYGFGCGL; encoded by the coding sequence ATGAAAACGGCGGAACAATGGTTTCAAAGCATGACGCTCGAGCAAAAAATCGGCCAGATGATCTGCGTTCGCGCTTTTCCGTTCGAAGGGAAGGTGCGCGAAGCGCTTTCTTCCGGCAAGATCGGCGCAGTCGGCTCCGTGCTGATTCTTCCGGGTTATGAAGATTTGAGCGGGCTGCTGGAGACGGTGAACGAATACTTAAGGCGTTCCCCGGTGCCTTTGCTGTTTTTTTCCGACGCGGAGCGCGGGGCGTACCACAACCTGAAAGTGGGCACTTCGTTTCCGTCGATGATGGCGCTCGGGGCGACGTTTTCGAGCGAACTGGCGTACCGGATGGGATACGTCATCGGCAAGGAGTGCCGGGCGGCCGGGTTCGGCATGATCTGCAATCCGGTGCTTGACGTCAACTCCAACCCGGATAATCCGATCATCAGCACACGGGCGATGAGCGACCGGACCGATCTGATCATCGAACTGGGCGCAGCGTACGTGCAGGGGATGCAGGAGGCGGGGGTGATCCCGAACGGAAAGCATTTTCCCGGCCACGGCGATACGAAAACCGACTCCCACGTGGCGATGCCGATTGTGGAGCACAGCCGCGAATATTTGATGGAAGTGGAGCTGAAACCGTTTCGTGAGCTGATCCGGCGGGGGATGGCAGGCATTATGACAGCGCACATTCTCTACCCCGCGCTTGCGGGAGCAGGCGAGGAGAAGCTTCCGGCGACGCTGGCGCGATCGGTGATGACCGGGCTGCTGCGCGAGGAGTTCGGGTTTGAGGGGCTGATCGTTTCGGACAGCTTGACGATGAAATCGATTAAAGAGCAGTTCGGCATCGAACGGGCGGCCGTCATGGCTATCCGGGCGGGAAACGATATCATCCTGCAAGATTATCAATCCGATCCCGAGCTGACGTTCCGCGCGCTGCTGGACGCCGTCCGTTCAGGCGAGCTTGGCCTGGAGCAGGTGGACGCGTCGGTTCGGCGCATTTTGCAGACGAAGGAAAAGTTCGGTTTGCTGGAAAATACGCCGGTTTCGCGGATGGAGGCGGAGAAAACGCTGGGGGCGCCCGAGCATATCGAGCTGTCGAAGGAAATTGCCGCGCGTTCGATTACAGTTTTGGAAAAGGAGCGGCTCCCGCTGAGGCAAAACGCAAACGCCGGCACTAAAACGCTCGCGATCGCCACTCGAAGCGCGGATGAAGGGAAGGAAGCCGAGGATATGGGGACGCGCATTACCGGGAAGGCGGCCTACCTGCGGCAAAGCTGCTTAAGGTATGAACCTGGGACGGACGTGCTGGTCATCGATGAAAATCCGACGGAGCAGGATATGCAAAACGTGCTGGATGCGCTTAACTCCGCCGCATACGAGCATGTCATGTATGCAGCGTTCGTGCGGGTGATCAGCTACAAGGAGGGAAGCGGCACGATTCCCGGCGGACAGTTCGAGCTGATCCGCAGGATCAAGCGGCTTCGGCCGGATCTGATCATGCTCGTGTTCGGCAGCCCGTACATTTTGCGGCATATGGAGCGATTCCGCACCTGCATTTGCGCCTACAGCGACTGCGATTACTCGATCGACGCCGCGCTCGACGTCGTTTACGGCGCCCGCCAGGCTCAGGGCAGGCTGCCGGTCAGCGTTAATGAAACGTATGGATTCGGCTGCGGATTGTGA